In Deefgea piscis, the DNA window AAACCTTAGCACTTGACGTGTTGCAACCTGGCAAATATCAACCTCGTACCGTCATGGATGAAGTTGCGCTCAATGAATTGGCCGACTCAATTCGCGCCCAGGGTTTGATGCAACCGGTCTTGGTGCGCGAAATTGATATTGATCGCTACGAAATTATCGCTGGCGAGCGCCGTTGGCGAGCGTGTTTGTTGGCGGGGCTCACTGAAATTCCTGCCTTGGTGCGAGTCATTAGCGATGAGGCCGCACTGGCAATGGCCTTGATCGAAAATATTCAACGCGAGAACCTTAATCCGCTTGAAGAGGCGATTGGTATTCAGCGTTTGATCGATGAATTTGGCTTAACACAAGAAGCGGCAGCACAGGCCGTGGGAAAATCTCGCCCAAGTGTGGCAAATTTATTACGTTTATTGCATTTAACTGAGCCAGTACGGGAAATCCTACTACGCGGCGAAATGGATATGGGGCATGCTCGGGCTTTGCTGCCGCTTGATACCTTGCAGCAATTAGAAGTGGCACGCTTGGTGGTATTAAAAGGCTTGTCGGTTCGAGAGGTTGAGGCTTTAGT includes these proteins:
- a CDS encoding ParB/RepB/Spo0J family partition protein, producing MVSKKFKGLGRGLDALMGDPSVGDTLKTLALDVLQPGKYQPRTVMDEVALNELADSIRAQGLMQPVLVREIDIDRYEIIAGERRWRACLLAGLTEIPALVRVISDEAALAMALIENIQRENLNPLEEAIGIQRLIDEFGLTQEAAAQAVGKSRPSVANLLRLLHLTEPVREILLRGEMDMGHARALLPLDTLQQLEVARLVVLKGLSVREVEALVKKMQQEPMTAKQHKPDPDVLRLQEEVSSRIGARVVIQSGKKGGVGSRLSMVV